One window from the genome of Zerene cesonia ecotype Mississippi chromosome 1, Zerene_cesonia_1.1, whole genome shotgun sequence encodes:
- the LOC119834814 gene encoding centrosomin-like yields the protein MATLPRMNSSKHGNNPNISSPFSTSPRKLQEMTLPNQEGHDVTTASGISMKQYEEQLNGLRKENFQLKLRIYFLEEKLGNGSPPAVQVLICHPHAHAHFTQFRRIKSY from the exons ATGGCCACTTTACCACGAATGAATAGTTCTAAACATGGGAATAATCCAAATATATCATCACCGTTCAG TACCAGCCCGCGAAAACTTCAAGAAATGACTTTACCAAATCAAGAAGGACACG ATGTCACAACTGCAAGTGGTATAAGTATGAAGCAGTATGAAGAACAACTTAATGGATTGCGAAAAGAGAATTTTCAACTTAAGTTACGCATATACTTTCTTGAGGAGAAATTGGGAAATGGTTCGCCACCCGCAGTCCAGGTATTAATTTGTCATCCACATGCGCATGCTCATTTCACGCAGTTTCGTCgaataaaatcctactaa